The genomic segment TAAGAAGAAACCCTcttgtaataataataatgctGCTGTTTCTAATTCGAAATCTCGTCCCAAAGAGGGCaaagtgaagaaagaagagcccatagatgatgatgatgatgaccatcacaaaaatgaagattttaaagTACCCATTAAGGATTCTTCATCACGACCCAAAGCAACCAAGCtcaaaaaggaagagagtgatgatgatgatgaaaaacCCATCTCCAAAAGAAGCTCCGCTACTAAACCAGAtaaggtttttattttttatttttacctttttctttgtcgaaaagacttttcttttttttttttctgtttggtTTTTGCTGGAAAAAGGATAAATTTTCGCTTTTGAGGGATAAAAAATGGGCTTTTGATTAATGTGTTTTATCTTTATATCTGTTgtgaattttgaaggaaaaggagcagaagaaaaagaagaaaaagggggaAGAGAAGAAAGCGGCAGCTGGGAACGAAGGCAAGCGGGCGAGGAAGGTTTATAATTTGCCTGGTCAGAAGAGAGATCCTCCTGAGCAGGTACTTGGAATTCAAATTGTCTTTTACTTTCTGTGGTCTAATTTTCCCATTTTTGAGTAATATATTATTGCTGCATACTACAATTTTCAGAGGGATCCATTGAGGATTTTTTATGAGACAATGTATAAGCAAATTCCCAAAAGCGAAATGGCACAATTCTGGTAAGACATAATTCCCCAACAGTACCTTCATTTGCATGTTCTGTTGTATTTCTGTTTCTGCCTGTTTAGTAGAATGTGTGCCAGATAGGGAGAAGGATAATGTTTAAAGGTAGTAATCTTTATCAGCTGTCCTCTCTTAATCTCATTCTTTTTAGAACTATAAGCTACATTCGC from the Theobroma cacao cultivar B97-61/B2 chromosome 8, Criollo_cocoa_genome_V2, whole genome shotgun sequence genome contains:
- the LOC18591557 gene encoding golgin subfamily A member 6-like protein 22: MPSEDSKSVKKEEPEDDESDMRSLSSMLENRKKKPSCNNNNAAVSNSKSRPKEGKVKKEEPIDDDDDDHHKNEDFKVPIKDSSSRPKATKLKKEESDDDDEKPISKRSSATKPDKEKEQKKKKKKGEEKKAAAGNEGKRARKVYNLPGQKRDPPEQRDPLRIFYETMYKQIPKSEMAQFWMMESGLLPLEEAKKVFEKKQNKNHQQKLSSPMKAASVVKSSTKSVTVKKTPPISPVSSKQTKKRKAEESSDDDFEDVLASKMKKQRAK